Proteins encoded by one window of Mechercharimyces sp. CAU 1602:
- the glmU gene encoding bifunctional UDP-N-acetylglucosamine diphosphorylase/glucosamine-1-phosphate N-acetyltransferase GlmU, with protein MDQLQAVVLAAGQGTRMKSNKHKVLHKVCGKPMIDYIVDSLQELGIKQPIIVTGYQSEALEEHLGERALFVRQEEQLGTAHAVMQAKELLAEKQGTTLVMHGDHPLFTTETLERLIHHHREQEAAATILTATLPDPTGYGRVIRGEDQLVDGVVEQKDASEEERAICEVNTGTYCFDNEKLLTSLSQVSNDNAQGEYYLPDVITILRSGEERVEATLMDDVNEAHGVNHRVQLAEAEKIMRRRILHQHMVNGVTIIDPDNTYVEAGVTIGSDTVIHPGTHLRGATKIGSDCTIGPQADLTNVVIADSVTVQYSVVLDSQLGEGVNVGPYARIRPGSKLEKQAKVGCFIDMKNAHIGEGTKVPHHAYIGDAKLGKKVNIGCGTITVNYDGRKKQQTVIADGAFVGCNVNLIAPVSVGEGAYVAAGSSINQDVPADGFAIARQRQTVKPQYVKRMKDKL; from the coding sequence ATGGACCAACTACAAGCAGTTGTTTTAGCGGCTGGTCAGGGAACGCGAATGAAGTCAAACAAACATAAGGTACTGCATAAAGTGTGTGGTAAACCGATGATTGATTACATTGTAGATTCCTTGCAAGAGTTAGGGATTAAACAGCCGATTATAGTAACAGGATACCAATCAGAAGCATTAGAGGAGCACCTAGGTGAGCGTGCTTTATTTGTGCGTCAAGAAGAACAGTTGGGGACTGCTCATGCTGTCATGCAAGCAAAAGAATTATTGGCAGAAAAACAAGGAACGACACTGGTGATGCATGGTGACCACCCGCTTTTTACCACAGAGACATTAGAGCGATTGATCCATCATCATCGTGAGCAAGAAGCGGCGGCAACTATCTTGACAGCAACTCTTCCTGATCCAACAGGATATGGCCGTGTGATTCGTGGAGAGGATCAGCTGGTAGATGGGGTTGTTGAACAGAAGGACGCGAGTGAAGAAGAGCGTGCGATCTGTGAAGTGAACACAGGAACATACTGTTTTGATAATGAGAAGTTATTAACATCGCTCTCACAGGTTTCGAATGATAATGCACAGGGTGAATATTACCTTCCTGATGTGATTACCATATTGAGAAGCGGAGAAGAGAGAGTAGAAGCTACCCTCATGGATGATGTAAATGAAGCGCATGGTGTAAATCACCGTGTACAATTAGCGGAGGCAGAAAAGATTATGCGTCGTCGCATCCTTCACCAACACATGGTTAACGGGGTAACCATTATTGACCCGGACAACACCTATGTTGAAGCGGGAGTGACGATTGGAAGTGACACGGTGATCCATCCCGGCACACATTTGCGGGGAGCAACTAAGATCGGTAGTGACTGCACGATCGGACCACAGGCAGATTTGACGAATGTGGTTATTGCGGACTCAGTAACCGTTCAGTATTCCGTGGTACTAGATAGTCAGCTCGGTGAGGGAGTAAACGTGGGTCCGTACGCACGTATTCGACCAGGCTCCAAGCTAGAAAAGCAGGCAAAAGTGGGCTGTTTTATCGATATGAAGAATGCGCATATTGGTGAAGGAACGAAAGTGCCTCATCACGCGTACATCGGAGATGCGAAACTAGGGAAAAAAGTAAACATCGGCTGTGGTACGATTACAGTAAATTACGATGGCAGAAAAAAGCAGCAGACAGTGATTGCAGATGGAGCATTCGTGGGTTGTAACGTAAACTTGATTGCACCTGTAAGTGTGGGTGAGGGTGCTTACGTCGCCGCGGGCTCATCAATCAATCAGGATGTGCCAGCAGATGGGTTTGCTATTGCAAGGCAACGGCAAACCGTTAAGCCACAGTATGTAAAACGTATGAAAGATAAACTTTAA
- the pth gene encoding aminoacyl-tRNA hydrolase gives MKLIVGLGNPGPRYDLTRHNVGFWVIEELSRRWAIPVTQSKWKGMKGEGRIANEKVVLLMPMTYMNLSGESVREALDWLKADIDDLLVIYDDLDLSPGSLRLRMKGSAGGHNGMKSIIQHLGTDEFKRMKVGIGRPAKRIPVSDYVLSPFSKEESPLIDEAVGAAGDAVKTWMEDSFLVAMNQYNKRIVAEGKQGE, from the coding sequence TTGAAACTGATTGTAGGACTAGGTAATCCGGGGCCGCGCTACGACTTAACGCGGCATAATGTTGGGTTTTGGGTGATTGAAGAGTTAAGTCGGCGTTGGGCCATTCCAGTGACTCAATCTAAGTGGAAAGGGATGAAGGGAGAGGGGCGCATCGCGAATGAGAAAGTGGTGTTGCTTATGCCGATGACATATATGAATCTTTCGGGGGAATCCGTGAGAGAGGCTTTGGACTGGCTCAAAGCGGACATAGATGACTTACTGGTCATCTATGATGATCTGGACTTGTCTCCGGGATCACTTCGGTTGCGTATGAAAGGAAGTGCTGGAGGGCATAACGGAATGAAATCGATCATCCAGCATTTAGGAACAGACGAATTTAAGCGTATGAAGGTAGGAATTGGTCGTCCAGCAAAGCGGATTCCTGTTTCCGATTATGTGCTTTCACCTTTTTCTAAAGAAGAGAGTCCACTGATAGATGAGGCAGTGGGGGCAGCGGGGGATGCAGTTAAAACCTGGATGGAGGATTCATTTCTCGTAGCGATGAATCAATATAATAAGCGGATTGTGGCTGAGGGGAAGCAGGGCGAATAA
- a CDS encoding peptidylprolyl isomerase — protein sequence MQPIKKFMMLMLVSVLSLSLFLAGCSKEDKEADKGVTSETTWPLKTTSDKVIATYDGGEVTQGEFNLYLNMQNFFRPGQIEMMIKSQPQLQEELLKQYAVEKKLTSDAEESKDLDKTVKEQMTEIEKQIKAAPPAEGEKEGEVTLEKKLEDAGIEKKQLESFLKQSKQVVNQLEKEAKGEEREMIKLQHILISTQQPIPDEKDKEKEPKPRSDKEAKAIAADIKKQLDEGADFAKLAKEKSDDPGSAAQGGELSGTADSWVPQFSEAAQKQELNKVGELVKTDYGYHIIKVLERNKRAYSELDQAAQDSILQETFGKHMEKMKLKDLKLPDFEKEAEKNKSTEGESKEEQPEKEKEEK from the coding sequence ATGCAGCCAATTAAAAAATTTATGATGCTCATGCTTGTTTCCGTCCTCTCTCTATCACTCTTTCTAGCAGGGTGTTCTAAAGAGGATAAAGAAGCGGACAAAGGGGTTACCAGTGAAACAACTTGGCCGTTAAAGACGACTAGCGATAAAGTGATTGCTACGTATGACGGTGGAGAAGTGACACAAGGGGAATTTAATCTTTATCTTAATATGCAGAACTTCTTCCGTCCGGGACAGATTGAGATGATGATTAAGTCACAACCGCAACTGCAGGAAGAGTTATTGAAGCAGTATGCAGTAGAGAAAAAATTGACTAGTGATGCAGAAGAAAGCAAGGACTTAGATAAAACCGTAAAAGAACAGATGACTGAAATAGAGAAGCAAATAAAAGCAGCACCGCCAGCTGAGGGTGAAAAAGAAGGCGAAGTGACGCTGGAGAAGAAATTAGAAGATGCTGGTATAGAAAAGAAGCAACTAGAGTCGTTCTTAAAGCAAAGCAAGCAAGTGGTTAACCAGTTGGAGAAAGAGGCAAAAGGAGAAGAGCGGGAAATGATCAAGCTGCAACATATCTTGATCTCTACCCAGCAGCCGATCCCAGATGAGAAAGATAAAGAAAAAGAGCCGAAACCTCGTTCTGATAAAGAAGCGAAAGCAATCGCCGCTGACATTAAGAAACAATTAGATGAAGGGGCCGACTTTGCGAAATTGGCTAAAGAAAAATCAGACGATCCAGGGTCAGCAGCTCAAGGTGGCGAGCTTTCAGGAACAGCGGATAGCTGGGTTCCTCAGTTCTCAGAAGCAGCACAAAAACAAGAACTGAACAAAGTAGGAGAGTTGGTTAAGACCGACTATGGTTACCACATTATTAAAGTGTTGGAGCGGAATAAAAGGGCTTACTCTGAATTAGATCAAGCTGCGCAAGATTCCATTTTGCAGGAGACGTTCGGTAAACATATGGAAAAGATGAAGTTGAAAGATCTTAAGTTACCTGATTTTGAAAAAGAAGCAGAGAAGAATAAGTCAACTGAGGGTGAATCGAAAGAAGAGCAGCCAGAGAAAGAAAAAGAGGAGAAGTAG
- the mfd gene encoding transcription-repair coupling factor, translating into MESLIQMFSQDADFQSTLAGHKAGMPEQLVAGLSGASRSLYIATLFRELKQPMVVITHNLNQAQKAAEDIGEWLPAEQVLLYPANEVVTTEIALSNHETYAERVNVLSKLAQGFTGVLIVPFAGMRKLLPPKETVRKGHIYLRVAEESPIEPLIHRLVETGYERVDMVERRGEFSVRGGIMDLYPVTSEHPIRIEWFDDEVDSIRSFSVTDQRSQKKHQAVTIPPAKELFAAPATLKQAGAQVRKLLAERLNETKNTELKAKLDEKVGWEIEQFSSASTFTGMYKYISLLYPQYETLVDYMPADALCIMDEPARIMEAAKQMEREEGEWQTALLQQGEFLPQLKISLTYEECMGISNPRLYLSLFMRQVPGTQPQNIVQFISRSMQQFHSQMHVLKTEWERWEKSNYRVIFTASSQERAERLERILLDYGMEVARDPHERIPRVGKPVIFVGAIQNGFELSGTRLVVVTEGEVFTQQQRRRRMPSKVDHAEKIKDYQDLKPGDYVVHVNHGIGRYIGIETLEVGGLHKDYLLVQYAGNDKLYVPIDQIDQVQKYIGGEERKPKVYSLGGSEWSKVKNKVRSSVEDIAADLIQLYAKRKQAKGYSFSPDTPYQREFEAMFPYEETPDQLRSIEEIKKNMESEQPMDRLLCGDVGYGKTEVAIRAAFKATMEGKQVAVLVPTTILAQQHYETFCERFSDYPVQIRVLSRFRGRKEQKETIQGVGQGTVDIVIGTHRILSKDVSYKDLGLLIIDEEQRFGVKHKEKIKEMKHNVDVLTLTATPIPRTLHMSMVGVRDLSVIETPPENRFPVQTYVLEYSGALVREVVEREIARGGQVYFLYNQVQNIDLMAEQIQMLVPEARVSVAHGQMKETELERVMLDFLDGETDVLVSTTIIETGVDIPNVNTLIIYDADKMGLSQLYQLRGRVGRSNRIAYAYFTYQRDKVLSEVAEKRLQAIREFTELGSGFKIAMRDLSIRGAGNLLGAEQHGHIASVGFELYSQMLKEAIQEKEGKEEVEETMEPEIELKADAYIPSEYIEDGKQKIEIYKKIRAVQSLAEASDLEEEIEDRFGDIPNSVRTLLLIARLRAYCIGYKVESMIQKEHEIVMKLHPSQNQTIDGQKLFQLAQEFPGRVRLSSGERIGIIFRVRGLTHEKALEIVEQFLIKYEFVLMKGAFQNAAN; encoded by the coding sequence TTGGAATCACTTATTCAAATGTTTAGCCAGGATGCCGACTTTCAGTCGACGCTGGCAGGTCATAAAGCGGGTATGCCAGAACAGCTTGTTGCTGGTTTGAGTGGCGCCAGCCGTAGTTTGTATATTGCGACACTCTTTCGGGAGCTAAAACAGCCCATGGTCGTGATAACCCACAATCTAAATCAAGCTCAAAAAGCGGCTGAGGATATAGGGGAGTGGCTCCCTGCTGAACAGGTACTTCTCTATCCAGCTAATGAAGTGGTGACAACGGAGATTGCTCTTTCCAACCATGAGACCTACGCGGAACGAGTAAATGTGTTGTCAAAACTAGCACAAGGATTTACAGGTGTGTTGATTGTTCCGTTTGCAGGGATGCGTAAATTGCTCCCCCCTAAAGAAACCGTGAGAAAAGGTCATATTTATTTGCGGGTGGCAGAAGAAAGTCCGATTGAGCCACTTATCCACCGATTAGTAGAAACAGGTTATGAACGAGTAGATATGGTAGAAAGAAGAGGAGAATTTAGTGTACGGGGTGGAATCATGGATTTGTATCCCGTTACCTCTGAGCATCCTATACGCATCGAATGGTTTGATGATGAAGTAGATTCAATCCGGTCATTCTCAGTGACCGATCAACGTTCGCAAAAGAAGCATCAAGCTGTAACCATCCCGCCTGCGAAAGAACTATTTGCTGCACCAGCCACCCTTAAACAAGCAGGGGCACAGGTGAGGAAGCTGTTAGCTGAGCGCCTAAACGAGACGAAAAATACGGAATTAAAGGCGAAGCTGGATGAAAAAGTGGGCTGGGAGATCGAGCAGTTCAGCTCTGCATCTACATTTACAGGGATGTATAAGTATATTTCTCTATTATATCCCCAGTATGAAACGCTAGTAGATTATATGCCGGCAGATGCGCTATGTATCATGGATGAGCCAGCAAGAATTATGGAAGCAGCAAAGCAGATGGAACGGGAAGAAGGAGAATGGCAGACTGCGTTATTGCAACAAGGGGAGTTTTTACCGCAGTTGAAAATTTCCCTCACCTATGAGGAATGCATGGGAATTTCTAATCCGCGACTTTATCTCTCGCTCTTTATGCGCCAGGTTCCAGGTACTCAGCCGCAAAACATAGTACAATTTATCAGCCGCAGCATGCAGCAGTTTCACAGTCAAATGCACGTGTTAAAGACAGAGTGGGAACGCTGGGAGAAATCTAATTACCGTGTTATATTTACGGCTAGCAGTCAAGAGCGTGCGGAACGCTTGGAACGCATTCTACTCGACTATGGAATGGAAGTAGCGCGTGATCCACATGAGCGGATTCCGCGTGTAGGAAAGCCGGTTATATTTGTTGGAGCCATTCAAAACGGATTTGAACTGTCAGGAACACGGTTAGTTGTGGTGACAGAGGGCGAGGTTTTTACGCAGCAGCAAAGACGAAGACGGATGCCGAGCAAAGTAGATCATGCTGAAAAGATAAAAGATTATCAAGATCTGAAACCGGGCGATTATGTGGTTCATGTTAACCATGGGATCGGGCGGTATATTGGCATTGAGACGCTAGAGGTAGGTGGATTGCACAAGGATTACCTCTTAGTGCAATATGCGGGTAATGATAAGTTATATGTACCTATCGATCAGATAGATCAAGTGCAAAAATATATTGGTGGCGAAGAGCGTAAGCCGAAAGTATATAGTTTAGGCGGTAGTGAATGGAGCAAGGTAAAAAATAAAGTGCGATCCTCTGTCGAGGATATTGCCGCTGACCTGATTCAGCTGTATGCGAAGCGAAAGCAGGCGAAAGGATACTCATTCAGTCCTGATACCCCTTACCAGCGTGAATTTGAAGCGATGTTCCCGTATGAAGAGACACCGGATCAGTTGCGCTCAATTGAAGAGATTAAGAAAAATATGGAGAGCGAGCAACCGATGGATCGCTTATTGTGTGGGGATGTAGGGTACGGAAAGACTGAGGTGGCCATTCGGGCTGCGTTTAAAGCGACGATGGAAGGTAAGCAAGTGGCTGTATTGGTGCCGACGACGATCTTGGCACAGCAGCATTACGAAACGTTTTGTGAACGCTTTTCCGATTACCCTGTGCAGATTCGTGTGTTGAGCCGCTTTCGTGGTCGCAAGGAACAGAAAGAGACGATTCAAGGCGTTGGGCAGGGTACGGTAGATATTGTGATAGGAACACATCGCATCTTATCCAAGGACGTAAGTTATAAGGATTTGGGTTTACTTATTATTGATGAAGAACAACGCTTTGGTGTAAAGCATAAAGAGAAGATTAAAGAGATGAAACATAATGTAGATGTGCTTACGCTTACAGCCACCCCGATCCCCCGTACGCTTCATATGAGCATGGTAGGGGTTAGAGACTTATCTGTTATTGAAACCCCACCAGAAAACCGTTTCCCTGTGCAAACTTATGTACTAGAATACTCAGGAGCATTGGTGCGGGAAGTGGTGGAACGAGAGATTGCTCGTGGTGGACAAGTGTACTTCCTTTATAATCAAGTACAAAATATTGATCTGATGGCAGAACAAATTCAAATGTTAGTTCCTGAAGCACGTGTATCTGTTGCCCATGGACAAATGAAAGAGACGGAATTAGAGCGAGTAATGCTCGACTTCCTAGATGGTGAAACGGATGTGCTGGTAAGCACCACTATTATTGAAACAGGGGTCGATATTCCTAATGTGAATACCCTTATTATTTATGATGCTGATAAAATGGGCTTGTCACAGCTGTATCAGCTAAGAGGGCGTGTGGGGCGTTCAAATCGAATTGCGTACGCTTACTTCACGTACCAACGGGATAAAGTGTTGTCTGAGGTGGCGGAAAAAAGATTGCAAGCAATCCGGGAATTTACAGAACTAGGTTCAGGGTTTAAAATAGCAATGAGGGACTTGTCCATTCGAGGGGCAGGGAATTTATTAGGGGCCGAACAGCATGGCCATATAGCTAGCGTTGGTTTTGAACTATATAGTCAAATGTTAAAAGAGGCGATTCAAGAAAAAGAAGGAAAAGAAGAAGTAGAAGAGACGATGGAGCCAGAGATTGAATTAAAGGCAGATGCTTATATTCCCTCTGAATATATTGAGGATGGAAAGCAGAAGATCGAGATCTATAAAAAGATTCGTGCTGTACAATCTCTAGCTGAAGCGAGTGATTTAGAAGAAGAGATTGAAGATCGCTTTGGTGATATACCTAATTCTGTACGAACCTTACTGTTGATTGCACGTCTGCGAGCGTATTGTATTGGATACAAAGTTGAAAGTATGATACAAAAGGAACATGAGATTGTGATGAAGCTACATCCAAGTCAGAATCAAACGATCGATGGACAAAAACTCTTTCAGCTAGCACAGGAGTTTCCGGGTCGGGTTCGCTTATCTTCTGGGGAACGAATCGGGATCATATTCCGTGTTCGTGGCCTCACTCACGAGAAGGCATTGGAAATAGTAGAGCAATTTCTGATAAAATATGAGTTCGTTCTAATGAAGGGAGCTTTTCAGAATGCAGCCAATTAA
- a CDS encoding anti-sigma-F factor Fin family protein: MAIHYTCRYCRIELGQIEEHMDDIRLGFHQLTPDQLRDIITYDLSGQTEVRVVCETCQEMLELHPELSLLPNPLQ; this comes from the coding sequence ATGGCTATACATTATACTTGTCGTTATTGTCGGATCGAATTGGGTCAGATTGAAGAACACATGGACGATATACGACTGGGTTTCCATCAGTTGACCCCAGATCAGCTCAGAGATATAATTACCTATGATCTTTCCGGGCAGACTGAAGTTCGTGTGGTATGTGAAACATGCCAAGAAATGTTAGAACTTCATCCAGAGTTGTCTCTCCTACCCAACCCCCTGCAATAG
- a CDS encoding ribose-phosphate diphosphokinase — translation MTKLRQSRLQIFTGNANPQLAKEIADHIGIPLGRAHVGRFSDGEITVRLDESVRGSDVYVVQPTCYPVNDNLMELLVMVDALKRASARTINVVIPYYGYARQDRKTRARDPITSKLVANLIEKAGADRVITMDLHATQLQGFFDIPVDHLLGVPILGDYFCGKNLDDVVVVSPDHGGVIRARKLAERLESPIAIIDKRRPEPNVAEVMNIVGKVKGKTAIIIDDIIDTAGTIALAAAALKEQGAKAVYACCTHPVFSGPALERIYHADIEEMIVTNTIPLSEEKKLNKVKVLSVASLMGEAIIRVHEEMSVSKLFD, via the coding sequence ATGACTAAATTGCGCCAATCGCGTTTGCAAATTTTTACTGGAAACGCTAATCCTCAGTTAGCGAAGGAGATTGCCGATCATATTGGAATCCCTTTGGGCAGAGCTCATGTAGGTCGCTTTAGTGATGGGGAGATTACAGTTCGGCTAGACGAAAGCGTTCGAGGTTCCGATGTATACGTGGTTCAACCCACTTGCTACCCTGTAAATGATAACCTGATGGAATTGTTGGTTATGGTAGACGCATTAAAGAGGGCATCTGCGCGTACGATCAATGTCGTTATTCCTTACTATGGTTATGCACGACAAGATCGTAAGACACGAGCACGAGATCCGATTACATCCAAACTGGTGGCCAACCTGATTGAAAAAGCAGGTGCTGACCGTGTGATTACGATGGATTTACACGCGACGCAGTTGCAAGGATTTTTTGATATTCCCGTTGATCATCTCCTCGGTGTACCCATCCTAGGGGACTATTTCTGTGGTAAAAACTTAGACGATGTGGTCGTCGTATCCCCAGATCATGGTGGTGTGATCCGAGCGCGTAAGTTAGCAGAACGCTTAGAATCTCCTATTGCTATCATTGATAAACGTCGTCCGGAACCCAACGTTGCTGAAGTGATGAATATTGTAGGGAAAGTAAAAGGAAAAACGGCGATTATTATAGATGACATCATTGATACTGCGGGTACTATTGCGCTTGCCGCTGCAGCACTAAAGGAGCAGGGAGCAAAAGCGGTATACGCGTGCTGTACTCACCCTGTCTTTTCTGGACCGGCATTAGAGCGTATTTATCATGCTGATATCGAGGAGATGATCGTCACCAACACGATTCCGCTATCAGAAGAGAAGAAGTTGAATAAGGTGAAGGTACTATCTGTTGCTTCGTTGATGGGTGAAGCTATCATCCGTGTGCATGAAGAAATGTCTGTCAGTAAATTGTTCGACTAA
- the spoVT gene encoding stage V sporulation protein T, which produces MKATGIVRRIDDLGRVVIPKEIRRTLRIREGDPLEIFVDRDGEVILKKYSPIGELGDFAQEYAESIYESLQHFVLICDRDHVIAVAGISKKEYLDKPVGELTEDCMEQRKKVVENSPAEGKIIRDLEESYQSYVIVPIVSGGDPIGAVVILSKEGDKQMGELEEKVGMTAAAFLGKQMEQ; this is translated from the coding sequence ATGAAAGCGACTGGTATCGTGCGCCGGATCGATGATTTGGGACGAGTAGTAATCCCGAAAGAGATTCGGCGAACGCTTCGTATTCGGGAAGGTGACCCGCTGGAGATTTTTGTAGATCGCGATGGGGAAGTAATTTTGAAGAAGTATTCTCCGATCGGGGAGCTGGGAGATTTTGCGCAGGAGTATGCAGAATCGATTTATGAAAGCTTACAACATTTTGTTCTCATATGTGATCGTGATCATGTCATTGCCGTGGCGGGTATTTCGAAAAAAGAGTACCTGGATAAACCAGTAGGTGAACTGACGGAAGATTGTATGGAGCAAAGAAAGAAAGTGGTTGAAAATTCTCCTGCGGAAGGAAAAATCATTCGCGATCTTGAAGAATCTTATCAATCTTATGTGATCGTCCCTATTGTATCCGGGGGAGATCCGATCGGGGCAGTCGTCATCCTCTCAAAAGAAGGGGACAAACAGATGGGCGAGTTGGAAGAGAAGGTAGGAATGACGGCGGCTGCTTTTCTGGGGAAACAGATGGAGCAATAA
- a CDS encoding 50S ribosomal protein L25/general stress protein Ctc → MTTKITAEKREGKPRSIITRLRRSGRVPGILYGVGTDNQLLHVDEGEMKRLLHNEGLSSVVSLQLGQQPFNVMIRELQRDHVKGHFVHVDFEAISMNEVLEVDVPLELTGTPIGEKENGVLEQPLRTISIRCLPSDIPDSLSVDVQALDVGDSLAVKDIAIQSGIEVLTDENEVVATVTTPQHNVAAEENDEDEGVAAATEEESEEQE, encoded by the coding sequence ATGACGACCAAGATCACTGCGGAAAAACGAGAGGGGAAGCCCCGTTCTATCATTACTCGTTTGCGTCGAAGTGGTAGAGTCCCAGGAATATTGTATGGGGTAGGTACGGATAATCAACTTCTTCATGTCGATGAGGGGGAGATGAAGCGTCTTTTGCATAACGAGGGACTTTCATCTGTTGTGAGCTTACAGTTAGGGCAGCAACCGTTTAACGTGATGATTCGCGAACTGCAACGCGATCATGTGAAAGGGCATTTTGTTCATGTAGACTTTGAAGCAATCTCCATGAACGAGGTGCTGGAGGTAGACGTCCCACTCGAATTGACGGGAACACCGATAGGGGAGAAAGAGAACGGAGTTTTGGAACAACCTCTTCGTACGATTTCTATCCGATGTCTACCAAGCGATATCCCCGATTCATTATCCGTCGATGTACAAGCACTTGATGTAGGCGATTCCCTGGCCGTAAAGGATATTGCGATCCAAAGCGGAATTGAAGTCTTGACGGATGAAAATGAAGTCGTTGCTACGGTGACCACACCACAGCATAACGTTGCAGCAGAAGAAAATGATGAAGACGAAGGAGTGGCAGCAGCCACTGAAGAAGAGAGTGAGGAGCAAGAGTAA
- the spoVG gene encoding septation regulator SpoVG yields MDITEVRLRRVNQAGRMRAIASITIDQEFVIHDIRVIYGNNGLFVAMPSKKTPTGEFRDIAHPISPKMREKIEDAVLGAFLQADEKNMGRQVFEGQLPLDA; encoded by the coding sequence TTGGATATAACGGAAGTTCGTCTACGCCGGGTGAATCAAGCAGGAAGGATGCGTGCGATCGCCTCCATTACAATCGACCAAGAATTTGTTATTCATGATATTCGTGTGATTTATGGTAACAATGGTCTGTTTGTGGCGATGCCGAGTAAGAAGACGCCTACAGGAGAATTTCGCGATATCGCCCATCCGATTTCCCCGAAGATGCGGGAGAAAATTGAAGACGCAGTTTTGGGCGCATTCCTTCAAGCGGATGAGAAAAATATGGGTAGGCAAGTGTTTGAAGGTCAATTACCGTTAGATGCCTAA